From the genome of Nicotiana sylvestris chromosome 2, ASM39365v2, whole genome shotgun sequence, one region includes:
- the LOC104224734 gene encoding uncharacterized protein, protein MAIIDDENNHLRANASPTTSATRFTIVDHNHPLYLQPTNTPGFVDGKYPKSKFKPELHDRWEKVNAVVLSWIMNVVRPGLLSSVVYASNAHKVWEDLKERFNKVNGSRVLYLHREIHTLIQGTMTVADYFSKLRDLWDEFDALMPCPGCPCPESKKYAAHSEYHKLL, encoded by the exons ATGGCAATTATAGATGACGAGAACAATCACTTACGTGCAAATGCCTCTCCGACGACCAGTGCAACACGATTCACCATAGTCGATCACAATCACCCTCTTTACCTACAACCTACAAATACTCCAG GTTTTGTTGATGGAAAGTACCCTAAGTCTAAATTTAAACCTGAACTACATGACCGATGGGAAAAGGTGAATGCTGTAGTTTTGTCGTGGATAATGAATGTAGTACGACCAGGATTGCTAAGTAGTGTTGTATATGCATCCAATGCTCACAAGGTCTGGGAAGATTTAAAGGAAAGGTTTAATAAAGTGAATGGCTCTAGAGTCCTTTATCTTCACAGGGAGATTCATACCCTTATTCAGGGGACTATGACTGTTGCTGATTACTTCTCTAAGCTTAGAGATTTGTGGGATGAATTTGATGCACTCATGCCTTGCCCTGGGTGTCCATGTCCAGAATCTAAGAAGTATGCTGCTCACTCTGAATATCATAAACTTCTATAG